The Salvelinus fontinalis isolate EN_2023a chromosome 31, ASM2944872v1, whole genome shotgun sequence genome has a window encoding:
- the LOC129830317 gene encoding interferon-related developmental regulator 2-like isoform X1, with amino-acid sequence MPRIKKGKRGSNKCSLRHEVLQLQLSAKGPLSLKGGRNGVKGESGASDDELASDVLSHYSSASESASVVDEATGGGGEPVDEQTAQEETEDKLKQCIDNLMDKSAKTRLAALSSLGGAFSSKLLYDFLIERRLTVSDCLERCLRKGGGEEQAAAATVCAQLCVQLGGGDEGEEGFKILRPVLSAIMIDGCASVAARQSCARALGMCCYVSAAEDGEDLVKSMSHLESVFTMSYPNREGTLPTPNAGAPGLHSAALHAWALLVTLCPASRLTVLLDLHLPKLQACLESSDVNYRIAVGMTIALLVELGRDIDREFEFEDSDTLCECLKGLATDGNKHRAKNDRRKQRTIFREVLHYIENEDFSEENIRFGVEGIYIDSWMRRRVYDAFKEVLESGVRHHLQFNPLLRDIFGLGPPQILDSSVKSSKISRFEKHLFNSAAFKARTKLRNKVRDKRADVM; translated from the exons GCGGGAGGAATGGGGTGAAGGGTGAGTCGGGTGCCAGTGATGATGAGCTGGCGTCTGACGTGCTCAGTCACTACAGCAGCGCCAGCGAGAGCGCCTCGGTCGTGGACGAGGCCACTg GGGGAGGTGGTGAACCAGTAGATGAACAGACTGCCCAGGAGGAGACGGAGGACAAGCTGAAACAATGCATAGATAACCTGATGGACAAAAG TGCAAAGACGCGCCTGGCAGCCCTAAGCTCTCTGGGAGGGGCCTTTTCCTCCAAGCTGCTCTATGACTTCCTGATAGAGCGGCGCCTCACCGTCAGCGACTGCCTGGAGAGGTGCCTGCGCAAGG GTGGTGGAGAGGAGCAGGCTGCAGCGGCCACAGTGTGTGCCCAGCTGTGTGTGCAGCTCGGCGGGGGGGACGAGGGCGAGGAGGGTTTCAAGATCCTCCGGCCCGTCCTCAGCGCCATCATGATTGACGGCTGTGCCAGTGTGGCCGCCCGCCAGAGT TGTGCCCGAGCGCTGGGTATGTGCTGCTACGTTTCTGCTGCGGAAGACGGAGAG GACTTGGTGAAATCCATGAGTCACCTGGAGAGTGTGTTCACCATGTCGTACCCCAACCGCGAGGGCACCCTGCCCACCCCCAATGCCGGTGCCCCTGGGCTCCACAGCGCCGCCCTGCATGCCTGGGCCCTGCTCGTCACCCTCTGCCCCGCCTCCCGCCTCACTGTGCTGCTGGACCT ACATCTACCCAAGCTACAGGCCTGCCTGGAGAGCAGCGACGTGAACTACAGGATAGCTGTGGGGATGACCATAGCCTTGCTGGTTGAACTGGGaagagatatagacagg GAATTTGAGTTTGAAGACAGCGACACGCTGTGCGAGTGCCTGAAGGGCCTGGCCACCGACGGGAACAAGCACCGTGCCAAGAACGACAGGCGGAAACAGCGCACCATATTCAGAGAGGTGTTACATTACATAGAG AATGAGGACTTCTCCGAGGAGAACATCCGCTTTGGTGTGGAGGGCATCTACATCGACAGCTGGATGCGCAGGAGGGTCTACGACGCCTTCAAAGAGGTGCTGGAGTCTGGAGTGAGACACCATCTTCAG TTTAACCCGCTGCTGAGGGACATATTTGGCCTGGGACCCCCCCAGATACTGGACTCGTCTGTCAAATCCAGCAAGATCTCCCGTTTCGAGAAG CATCTGTTCAACTCTGCGGCATTCAAAGCCAGGACTAAACTAAGGAACAAAGTGAGGGACAAGAGAGCAGATGTGATGTGA
- the LOC129830317 gene encoding interferon-related developmental regulator 2-like isoform X2: MPRIKKGKRGSNKCGRNGVKGESGASDDELASDVLSHYSSASESASVVDEATGGGGEPVDEQTAQEETEDKLKQCIDNLMDKSAKTRLAALSSLGGAFSSKLLYDFLIERRLTVSDCLERCLRKGGGEEQAAAATVCAQLCVQLGGGDEGEEGFKILRPVLSAIMIDGCASVAARQSCARALGMCCYVSAAEDGEDLVKSMSHLESVFTMSYPNREGTLPTPNAGAPGLHSAALHAWALLVTLCPASRLTVLLDLHLPKLQACLESSDVNYRIAVGMTIALLVELGRDIDREFEFEDSDTLCECLKGLATDGNKHRAKNDRRKQRTIFREVLHYIENEDFSEENIRFGVEGIYIDSWMRRRVYDAFKEVLESGVRHHLQFNPLLRDIFGLGPPQILDSSVKSSKISRFEKHLFNSAAFKARTKLRNKVRDKRADVM; encoded by the exons GCGGGAGGAATGGGGTGAAGGGTGAGTCGGGTGCCAGTGATGATGAGCTGGCGTCTGACGTGCTCAGTCACTACAGCAGCGCCAGCGAGAGCGCCTCGGTCGTGGACGAGGCCACTg GGGGAGGTGGTGAACCAGTAGATGAACAGACTGCCCAGGAGGAGACGGAGGACAAGCTGAAACAATGCATAGATAACCTGATGGACAAAAG TGCAAAGACGCGCCTGGCAGCCCTAAGCTCTCTGGGAGGGGCCTTTTCCTCCAAGCTGCTCTATGACTTCCTGATAGAGCGGCGCCTCACCGTCAGCGACTGCCTGGAGAGGTGCCTGCGCAAGG GTGGTGGAGAGGAGCAGGCTGCAGCGGCCACAGTGTGTGCCCAGCTGTGTGTGCAGCTCGGCGGGGGGGACGAGGGCGAGGAGGGTTTCAAGATCCTCCGGCCCGTCCTCAGCGCCATCATGATTGACGGCTGTGCCAGTGTGGCCGCCCGCCAGAGT TGTGCCCGAGCGCTGGGTATGTGCTGCTACGTTTCTGCTGCGGAAGACGGAGAG GACTTGGTGAAATCCATGAGTCACCTGGAGAGTGTGTTCACCATGTCGTACCCCAACCGCGAGGGCACCCTGCCCACCCCCAATGCCGGTGCCCCTGGGCTCCACAGCGCCGCCCTGCATGCCTGGGCCCTGCTCGTCACCCTCTGCCCCGCCTCCCGCCTCACTGTGCTGCTGGACCT ACATCTACCCAAGCTACAGGCCTGCCTGGAGAGCAGCGACGTGAACTACAGGATAGCTGTGGGGATGACCATAGCCTTGCTGGTTGAACTGGGaagagatatagacagg GAATTTGAGTTTGAAGACAGCGACACGCTGTGCGAGTGCCTGAAGGGCCTGGCCACCGACGGGAACAAGCACCGTGCCAAGAACGACAGGCGGAAACAGCGCACCATATTCAGAGAGGTGTTACATTACATAGAG AATGAGGACTTCTCCGAGGAGAACATCCGCTTTGGTGTGGAGGGCATCTACATCGACAGCTGGATGCGCAGGAGGGTCTACGACGCCTTCAAAGAGGTGCTGGAGTCTGGAGTGAGACACCATCTTCAG TTTAACCCGCTGCTGAGGGACATATTTGGCCTGGGACCCCCCCAGATACTGGACTCGTCTGTCAAATCCAGCAAGATCTCCCGTTTCGAGAAG CATCTGTTCAACTCTGCGGCATTCAAAGCCAGGACTAAACTAAGGAACAAAGTGAGGGACAAGAGAGCAGATGTGATGTGA